From Candidatus Zixiibacteriota bacterium:
TCTCAGCCTCCTTTGCTTCCGATGTCAAAGAAAGAATATTACACTTTCATCGAGATCGTCTCAGCCTTGAGGCTGATGTCGACACCGGCCAGAGCTTTTGAGACCGGGCAGTTCTTTTTGGCCTTCTCAGCCAGGTTCAGAAACTTATCGTCCTCGATATCGACCAAATCGACAGTGGTATGGAGGCTGACCGATTCAATCTTGAACCCCTCGCCTTCCTTGACCAGCTTGACCTTGGCATCGGTCTCGATCTTGCTCGGATTATGACCGGCTTCGTTTAATATCTTGGCAAAGGCCATCGAGAAACACCCGGCATGAGCCGCACCTATCAGTTCCTCCGGATTCGTTCCGATACCGTCCTCGAATCGGGATCCGACCGAATAGGATCCGACATAAGCACCGCTCCCGAGTTTCATCTTACCTTTACCGTCCTTGAGACCGCCTTCCCATACTACTTCCGCTTTGCGTTCTATCATGACTTCCATCCTTTCAAATTAGATATTCAGGATTAACGTTCTTATATCAACTCAACATTCCGTTTATAATCAGGTCGACCGCGTCATCTTCGTTTAAGCCACGCGCCATCAGCGTTTCGAGCTGTTTGTTGTCGACACTGCCGATAGCCGCCTCGTGGGTGACATGGGCGCGGGGATGTTTGACCTCGACGATCGGGATGGCTGTGGCGACACCCTGATCCTGGATGATCTCCTTGCAGTCGACATGACCACGGGCGTATTCGGCTTCGGCCACCAGTGTATTGTGCACCTCGGCCCGGGCAGTATCCCTGACCGCTATCTTGGAGGTCAGCACGCCTCGGGCATGATGACC
This genomic window contains:
- a CDS encoding SufBD protein, whose translation is GHHARGVLTSKIAVRDTARAEVHNTLVAEAEYARGHVDCKEIIQDQGVATAIPIVEVKHPRAHVTHEAAIGSVDNKQLETLMARGLNEDDAVDLIINGMLS
- a CDS encoding OsmC family peroxiredoxin translates to MIERKAEVVWEGGLKDGKGKMKLGSGAYVGSYSVGSRFEDGIGTNPEELIGAAHAGCFSMAFAKILNEAGHNPSKIETDAKVKLVKEGEGFKIESVSLHTTVDLVDIEDDKFLNLAEKAKKNCPVSKALAGVDISLKAETISMKV